The proteins below come from a single Parageobacillus toebii NBRC 107807 genomic window:
- the cmk gene encoding (d)CMP kinase has product MSKKISIAIDGPAAAGKSTVAKIIAKRLSYIYIDTGAMYRALTYVALQQKVALDDEQALISLLKNTYIELKSSEQGQLVFVNGEDVTNIIRNEEVTNAVSLVAKHPSVREEMVARQRALAKNGGVVMDGRDIGTYVLPNAEVKIFLKASVEERAKRRHAENIARGFPSDLETLKKEIARRDQIDSEREVAPLKKAEDAIEIDTTSLSIEEVVDRIMEIVNERIG; this is encoded by the coding sequence ATGAGCAAAAAAATCAGCATTGCCATTGATGGACCAGCTGCAGCGGGGAAAAGCACTGTTGCGAAAATTATAGCGAAACGGCTTTCTTATATTTATATTGATACTGGCGCGATGTACAGGGCACTAACGTACGTGGCGCTGCAACAAAAAGTTGCGCTTGATGACGAACAAGCATTAATTTCTTTGTTAAAAAATACATATATTGAATTAAAATCATCTGAACAAGGGCAGCTTGTATTTGTCAATGGAGAAGACGTTACAAACATTATTCGCAATGAAGAAGTAACCAATGCAGTATCGCTAGTCGCAAAACACCCGTCAGTGCGGGAAGAAATGGTGGCGCGCCAACGCGCTCTCGCAAAAAATGGCGGTGTCGTAATGGATGGCCGTGATATTGGCACATATGTTCTTCCGAATGCAGAAGTAAAAATCTTTTTGAAAGCATCTGTGGAAGAAAGAGCAAAGCGTCGTCATGCGGAAAACATTGCTAGAGGATTTCCATCTGACTTAGAAACGTTGAAAAAGGAAATTGCACGCCGTGATCAAATCGATTCGGAGCGTGAAGTAGCACCGCTTAAGAAAGCGGAAGATGCGATAGAAATTGATACTACGTCACTGTCGATTGAAGAAGTGGTGGATCGCATTATGGAAATTGTAAACGAAAGGATTGGGTGA
- a CDS encoding flagellar brake protein yields MLKIGDTIMLEPAGGEEEKYKSKVAEISDGYIHINYPINVKTEKTVFLLNGMQFKASFVGPDHCLYLFETEVIGKVRKPIPMVVLSYPGVDKLVRIQRRRYVRVEANTDVAIHPLHQEFMPFTTMTTDISAGGAAVVLPEHKQKQLLPGMVVEAWFVLAMKSGEYHYLKVKAKIVRIFQAKNSDIYKASLQFLDVSPQDRVRLIRYSFEQQLEIRKREEDIANKWRKSVE; encoded by the coding sequence ATGTTAAAAATAGGGGATACGATAATGTTAGAACCAGCAGGCGGGGAAGAGGAAAAATATAAAAGCAAAGTGGCAGAAATAAGTGACGGTTATATACATATTAACTATCCAATTAATGTAAAAACAGAAAAAACCGTGTTTTTATTAAATGGAATGCAATTTAAAGCAAGTTTTGTTGGGCCGGATCATTGTCTTTATTTATTTGAAACAGAAGTAATTGGAAAAGTGCGTAAGCCGATACCAATGGTTGTTCTTTCCTATCCAGGAGTAGATAAGTTAGTGCGCATTCAGCGTCGCCGTTATGTAAGAGTGGAAGCGAATACGGATGTGGCGATTCATCCTCTCCATCAAGAATTTATGCCGTTTACAACGATGACGACTGATATTAGCGCTGGCGGAGCAGCGGTCGTATTGCCAGAGCATAAGCAAAAGCAGCTGCTTCCTGGAATGGTGGTAGAGGCATGGTTTGTACTTGCTATGAAATCAGGAGAATATCATTATTTAAAAGTGAAAGCAAAAATCGTTCGTATATTTCAAGCGAAAAACAGTGATATATATAAAGCGTCCTTACAATTTTTAGATGTATCTCCGCAAGATCGCGTACGATTGATTCGATATAGTTTTGAACAGCAGTTAGAGATAAGAAAAAGAGAGGAAGATATTGCGAATAAATGGCGAAAAAGCGTGGAATAA
- a CDS encoding YpfB family protein, with product MKRVESILLKLVIIQFVFLIIAQWLILYTPLSPYLGKIYEYEGVSRQEKTKTIETIIDR from the coding sequence ATGAAACGAGTGGAATCTATTTTACTAAAGCTTGTTATTATTCAGTTTGTTTTTTTAATCATTGCTCAATGGCTCATTTTATATACTCCGCTTAGCCCTTATTTAGGAAAAATTTATGAATATGAAGGCGTTAGCAGACAAGAAAAGACAAAAACAATCGAAACAATCATCGACCGCTAG